From the genome of Papaver somniferum cultivar HN1 unplaced genomic scaffold, ASM357369v1 unplaced-scaffold_75, whole genome shotgun sequence, one region includes:
- the LOC113344266 gene encoding E4 SUMO-protein ligase PIAL2-like isoform X4 — protein sequence MGGGSTHSGGGGGNKTNPESSSMDSSKVTSVAKQLSKLISTGHRFDSRQFNLCVSLARGIDYAIVNNEIPDGVDELPSLFKQVYEHNKNGVLLEATSMMLMASLKSACRSGWFLAKDAEELLNFANEVSVSFCNPPDIVIEPSNPPPVISNIINRFYPWIKMTRIFASLEVKRLFVAQTDNVDTSSCLITPQQANFLLNGKGIRRRIINSLDNRPQIPTNVTAMVEYGTNLLQAVGDFNGNYTIIVAFTSEASIDTPDLQHYARPLSAVNSLDSGIVKGVSRISLNCPISSRRISVPAKGRLCEHQQCFDYANYIKINSRRPSWRCPQCSQSVCYTDIYIDQRTVEVLEGVGENVLDVIISADGSWKPVRETDDPAHKQDKTLGKEGDEPNHCIPERLSESATNVVEGIDKNIAMDTSEAEDINPLENTVHSNESMEFDITEIQNEDTFSLGFLFSSSSATSNTVTPSTRLNPCAMDPILEPSSTSFTLIRMPDDAVIPTHNRDPWDVCGTSQSSTYLSCNYPIPDNLSLQSLGSSRFWDLVMNGDTGRQIPRNITRTQIAVQALPDQSLLMHSRERAQPSIADSGGATETLQQRFSSSNMDVNSASDMSPTPPGFPPMTQNWVPRSHFPSQPPVQQTVGLPAPSRFLGSYQNDVRISSSQTSEDLHNLQPSPGTRVSQMASPPIMARAPPHLSRMQGRKGRSPSDVASLPKGKHSVMMSQQPAQSERILPLVPFQLQPRRGSSSLMAGGGHKSLIGEQREGNVEAENPDFTSVSKSSKVTPDQNWRPSGRMRGSLSGRSYSGALSQYIIRPTQVTSSSTIKDPPVNPSSTFSGSTGVAKIPSHIGNNSDTHAPTSANQLMHVYPEVCVELEVGSSKSEQ from the exons ATGGGCGGAGGATCAACACACAGCGGCGGTGGCGGAGGAAACAAAACCAATCCTGAATCATCATCTATGGATTCATCAAAAGTTACTTCTGTTGCTAAACAATTATCTAAACTTATTAGTACTGGTCACCGTTTCGATTCTCGCCAGTTCAATCTCTGTGTTTCCTTGGCTAG AGGTATTGATTATGCAATTGTGAATAATGAGATTCCAGATGGAGTTGATGAGTTACCATCACTTTTTAAACAG GTTTATGAACATAATAAGAACGGGGTGTTACTTGAAGCAACTAGTATGATGCTGATGGCTTCATTGAAG AGTGCTTGTCGGAGTGGATGGTTTCTGGCTAAAGATGCTGAGGAGCTTCTTAATTTTGCAAACGAG GTAAGTGTAAGCTTTTGCAATCCGCCGGATATTGTCATAGAACCAAGTAATCCTCCACCAGTAATCTCAAACATTATAAACAG ATTCTATCCTTGGATTAAGATGACGCGCATCTTCGCTTCCCTTGAAGTCAAG CGGTTATTTGTTGCTCAAACGGATAACGTAGATacatcttcttgccttataaccCCGCAGCAAGCAAA TTTCTTGTTAAATGGCAAGGGAATACGAAGAAGGATTATTAATTCATTG GATAATCGGCCGCAGATCCCGACAAATGTGACGGCAATGGTTGAATATGGAACAAATCTCCTACAGGCTGTTGGAGACTTTAATG GTAACTATACCATTATCGTTGCTTTTACGAGTGAGGCTTCTATTGATACTCCAGATCTACAACATTATGCACGACCACTTTCTGCTGTGAACAGTTTAG ATTCCGGGATAGTCAAAGGGGTGTCGCGTATATCACTTAATTGTCCAATAAG CTCCCGACGAATATCTGTTCCAGCGAAGGGTCGACTCTGCGAGCACCAGCAG TGCTTCGATTATGCAAATTATATTAAGATCAACTCAAGAAGACCCTCCTGGCGCTGCCCTCAGTGCAGTCAGTCAGTCTGCTACACAGACATATACATCGATCAACGTACGGTTGAA GTATTGGAAGGCGTAGGAGAGAATGTTTTGGATGTTATTATCTCAGCAGACGGATCCTGGAAACCTGTCAGGGAAACTGATGATCCTGCACATAAACAAGATAAAACCCTGGGGAAAGAAGGAGATGAGCCCAACCATTGCATACCTGAAAGATTATCAGAATCTGCCACAAATGTTGTGGAAGGAATTGACAAGAATATTGCAATGGATACTAGTGAAGCCGAAGATATAAATCCATTGGAAAACACTGTACATTCGAATGAGTCAATGGAATTTGATATTACTGAGATCCAAAATGAAGATACATTTTCTTTAGGATTTCTCTTCTCCAGTTCTTCTGCCACTAGCAATACAGTGACACCGAGCACAAGATTAAATCCATGTGCGATGGATCCTATTTTAGAGCCGTCTTCGACCAGTTTTACGCTGATTCGAATGCCAGATGATGCTGTTATCCCTACACACAATCGAGATCCATGGGATGTGTGTGGGACCTCTCAATCTTCAACTTATTTAAGCTGCAACTACCCAATTCCTGATAATTTATCACTGCAGTCATTAGGCTCATCAAGATTTTGGGATTTGGTAATGAACGGTGATACAGGACGACAGATACCTAGGAATATTACCAGAACCCAGATAGCTGTTCAGGCACTCCCTGACCAGTCTCTATTGATGCATTCTCGCGAACGAGCACAACCAAGCATTGCGGACTCTGGTGGTGCAACGGAAACCCTGCAGCAACGGTTTTCAAGTTCGAATATGGATGTGAATTCTGCTTCAGACATGTCTCCAACTCCACCTGGCTTTCCGCCGATGACACAG AACTGGGTTCCCCGGTCTCACTTCCCTAGTCAGCCACCAGTTCAACAGACTGTTGGTCTTCCTGCACCTAGCCGATTTCTCGGTTCCTACCAAAATGACGTCAGGATATCGTCGAGTCAGACAAGTGAAGACCTCCATAACCTTCAGCCATCTCCAGGCACAAGAGTCTCCCAAATGGCGAGTCCACCTATAATGGCTAGAGCGCCCCCTCATTTATCCCGTATGCAAGGTCGGAAGGGAAGATCACCCTCCGATGTGGCTTCCCTACCAAAAGGCAAACATTCTGTCATGATGTCTCAGCAGCCTGCCCAGAGTGAAAGAATACTACCTCTTGTACCATTTCAGCTTCAGCCTAGAAGAGGATCATCTTCCCTTATGGCTGGTGGTGGGCATAAATCTTTAATTGGAGAACAAAGAGAAGGAAACGTTGAGGCAGAAAATCCAGATTTTACAAGTGTTAGTAAGTCATCAAAAGTGACCCCAGATCAAAACTGGCGGCCGTCAGGAAGAATGCGAGGCAGCTTATCAGGCCGGTCGTATTCTGGTGCTCTTAGCCAGTACATAATTCGACCAACCCAGGTAACATCTTCATCCACCATCAAAGATCCACCGGTAAATCCATCCTCAACTTTTAGTGGCAGTACTGGTGTGGCTAAAATACCCTCGCACATCGGCAACAATTCTGACACGCATGCACCTACTTCGGCAAACCAACTGATGCATGTATATCCAGAAGTATGTGTTGAACTGGAGGTGGGTAGCAGTAAATCTGAGCAATAA
- the LOC113344266 gene encoding E4 SUMO-protein ligase PIAL2-like isoform X1 has translation MGGGSTHSGGGGGNKTNPESSSMDSSKVTSVAKQLSKLISTGHRFDSRQFNLCVSLARGIDYAIVNNEIPDGVDELPSLFKQVYEHNKNGVLLEATSMMLMASLKSACRSGWFLAKDAEELLNFANEVSVSFCNPPDIVIEPSNPPPVISNIINRFYPWIKMTRIFASLEVKPGYGAYLLDFHVLKNEATIHEKFRLFVAQTDNVDTSSCLITPQQANFLLNGKGIRRRIINSLDNRPQIPTNVTAMVEYGTNLLQAVGDFNGNYTIIVAFTSEASIDTPDLQHYARPLSAVNSLDSGIVKGVSRISLNCPISSRRISVPAKGRLCEHQQQCFDYANYIKINSRRPSWRCPQCSQSVCYTDIYIDQRTVEVLEGVGENVLDVIISADGSWKPVRETDDPAHKQDKTLGKEGDEPNHCIPERLSESATNVVEGIDKNIAMDTSEAEDINPLENTVHSNESMEFDITEIQNEDTFSLGFLFSSSSATSNTVTPSTRLNPCAMDPILEPSSTSFTLIRMPDDAVIPTHNRDPWDVCGTSQSSTYLSCNYPIPDNLSLQSLGSSRFWDLVMNGDTGRQIPRNITRTQIAVQALPDQSLLMHSRERAQPSIADSGGATETLQQRFSSSNMDVNSASDMSPTPPGFPPMTQNWVPRSHFPSQPPVQQTVGLPAPSRFLGSYQNDVRISSSQTSEDLHNLQPSPGTRVSQMASPPIMARAPPHLSRMQGRKGRSPSDVASLPKGKHSVMMSQQPAQSERILPLVPFQLQPRRGSSSLMAGGGHKSLIGEQREGNVEAENPDFTSVSKSSKVTPDQNWRPSGRMRGSLSGRSYSGALSQYIIRPTQVTSSSTIKDPPVNPSSTFSGSTGVAKIPSHIGNNSDTHAPTSANQLMHVYPEVCVELEVGSSKSEQ, from the exons ATGGGCGGAGGATCAACACACAGCGGCGGTGGCGGAGGAAACAAAACCAATCCTGAATCATCATCTATGGATTCATCAAAAGTTACTTCTGTTGCTAAACAATTATCTAAACTTATTAGTACTGGTCACCGTTTCGATTCTCGCCAGTTCAATCTCTGTGTTTCCTTGGCTAG AGGTATTGATTATGCAATTGTGAATAATGAGATTCCAGATGGAGTTGATGAGTTACCATCACTTTTTAAACAG GTTTATGAACATAATAAGAACGGGGTGTTACTTGAAGCAACTAGTATGATGCTGATGGCTTCATTGAAG AGTGCTTGTCGGAGTGGATGGTTTCTGGCTAAAGATGCTGAGGAGCTTCTTAATTTTGCAAACGAG GTAAGTGTAAGCTTTTGCAATCCGCCGGATATTGTCATAGAACCAAGTAATCCTCCACCAGTAATCTCAAACATTATAAACAG ATTCTATCCTTGGATTAAGATGACGCGCATCTTCGCTTCCCTTGAAGTCAAG CCTGGATATGGGGCTTATTTGCTTGATTTCCATGTCTTGAAAAATGAGGCTACTATACATGAAAAGTTT CGGTTATTTGTTGCTCAAACGGATAACGTAGATacatcttcttgccttataaccCCGCAGCAAGCAAA TTTCTTGTTAAATGGCAAGGGAATACGAAGAAGGATTATTAATTCATTG GATAATCGGCCGCAGATCCCGACAAATGTGACGGCAATGGTTGAATATGGAACAAATCTCCTACAGGCTGTTGGAGACTTTAATG GTAACTATACCATTATCGTTGCTTTTACGAGTGAGGCTTCTATTGATACTCCAGATCTACAACATTATGCACGACCACTTTCTGCTGTGAACAGTTTAG ATTCCGGGATAGTCAAAGGGGTGTCGCGTATATCACTTAATTGTCCAATAAG CTCCCGACGAATATCTGTTCCAGCGAAGGGTCGACTCTGCGAGCACCAGCAG CAGTGCTTCGATTATGCAAATTATATTAAGATCAACTCAAGAAGACCCTCCTGGCGCTGCCCTCAGTGCAGTCAGTCAGTCTGCTACACAGACATATACATCGATCAACGTACGGTTGAA GTATTGGAAGGCGTAGGAGAGAATGTTTTGGATGTTATTATCTCAGCAGACGGATCCTGGAAACCTGTCAGGGAAACTGATGATCCTGCACATAAACAAGATAAAACCCTGGGGAAAGAAGGAGATGAGCCCAACCATTGCATACCTGAAAGATTATCAGAATCTGCCACAAATGTTGTGGAAGGAATTGACAAGAATATTGCAATGGATACTAGTGAAGCCGAAGATATAAATCCATTGGAAAACACTGTACATTCGAATGAGTCAATGGAATTTGATATTACTGAGATCCAAAATGAAGATACATTTTCTTTAGGATTTCTCTTCTCCAGTTCTTCTGCCACTAGCAATACAGTGACACCGAGCACAAGATTAAATCCATGTGCGATGGATCCTATTTTAGAGCCGTCTTCGACCAGTTTTACGCTGATTCGAATGCCAGATGATGCTGTTATCCCTACACACAATCGAGATCCATGGGATGTGTGTGGGACCTCTCAATCTTCAACTTATTTAAGCTGCAACTACCCAATTCCTGATAATTTATCACTGCAGTCATTAGGCTCATCAAGATTTTGGGATTTGGTAATGAACGGTGATACAGGACGACAGATACCTAGGAATATTACCAGAACCCAGATAGCTGTTCAGGCACTCCCTGACCAGTCTCTATTGATGCATTCTCGCGAACGAGCACAACCAAGCATTGCGGACTCTGGTGGTGCAACGGAAACCCTGCAGCAACGGTTTTCAAGTTCGAATATGGATGTGAATTCTGCTTCAGACATGTCTCCAACTCCACCTGGCTTTCCGCCGATGACACAG AACTGGGTTCCCCGGTCTCACTTCCCTAGTCAGCCACCAGTTCAACAGACTGTTGGTCTTCCTGCACCTAGCCGATTTCTCGGTTCCTACCAAAATGACGTCAGGATATCGTCGAGTCAGACAAGTGAAGACCTCCATAACCTTCAGCCATCTCCAGGCACAAGAGTCTCCCAAATGGCGAGTCCACCTATAATGGCTAGAGCGCCCCCTCATTTATCCCGTATGCAAGGTCGGAAGGGAAGATCACCCTCCGATGTGGCTTCCCTACCAAAAGGCAAACATTCTGTCATGATGTCTCAGCAGCCTGCCCAGAGTGAAAGAATACTACCTCTTGTACCATTTCAGCTTCAGCCTAGAAGAGGATCATCTTCCCTTATGGCTGGTGGTGGGCATAAATCTTTAATTGGAGAACAAAGAGAAGGAAACGTTGAGGCAGAAAATCCAGATTTTACAAGTGTTAGTAAGTCATCAAAAGTGACCCCAGATCAAAACTGGCGGCCGTCAGGAAGAATGCGAGGCAGCTTATCAGGCCGGTCGTATTCTGGTGCTCTTAGCCAGTACATAATTCGACCAACCCAGGTAACATCTTCATCCACCATCAAAGATCCACCGGTAAATCCATCCTCAACTTTTAGTGGCAGTACTGGTGTGGCTAAAATACCCTCGCACATCGGCAACAATTCTGACACGCATGCACCTACTTCGGCAAACCAACTGATGCATGTATATCCAGAAGTATGTGTTGAACTGGAGGTGGGTAGCAGTAAATCTGAGCAATAA
- the LOC113344266 gene encoding E4 SUMO-protein ligase PIAL2-like isoform X2 yields the protein MGGGSTHSGGGGGNKTNPESSSMDSSKVTSVAKQLSKLISTGHRFDSRQFNLCVSLARGIDYAIVNNEIPDGVDELPSLFKQVYEHNKNGVLLEATSMMLMASLKSACRSGWFLAKDAEELLNFANEVSVSFCNPPDIVIEPSNPPPVISNIINRFYPWIKMTRIFASLEVKPGYGAYLLDFHVLKNEATIHEKFRLFVAQTDNVDTSSCLITPQQANFLLNGKGIRRRIINSLDNRPQIPTNVTAMVEYGTNLLQAVGDFNGNYTIIVAFTSEASIDTPDLQHYARPLSAVNSLDSGIVKGVSRISLNCPISSRRISVPAKGRLCEHQQCFDYANYIKINSRRPSWRCPQCSQSVCYTDIYIDQRTVEVLEGVGENVLDVIISADGSWKPVRETDDPAHKQDKTLGKEGDEPNHCIPERLSESATNVVEGIDKNIAMDTSEAEDINPLENTVHSNESMEFDITEIQNEDTFSLGFLFSSSSATSNTVTPSTRLNPCAMDPILEPSSTSFTLIRMPDDAVIPTHNRDPWDVCGTSQSSTYLSCNYPIPDNLSLQSLGSSRFWDLVMNGDTGRQIPRNITRTQIAVQALPDQSLLMHSRERAQPSIADSGGATETLQQRFSSSNMDVNSASDMSPTPPGFPPMTQNWVPRSHFPSQPPVQQTVGLPAPSRFLGSYQNDVRISSSQTSEDLHNLQPSPGTRVSQMASPPIMARAPPHLSRMQGRKGRSPSDVASLPKGKHSVMMSQQPAQSERILPLVPFQLQPRRGSSSLMAGGGHKSLIGEQREGNVEAENPDFTSVSKSSKVTPDQNWRPSGRMRGSLSGRSYSGALSQYIIRPTQVTSSSTIKDPPVNPSSTFSGSTGVAKIPSHIGNNSDTHAPTSANQLMHVYPEVCVELEVGSSKSEQ from the exons ATGGGCGGAGGATCAACACACAGCGGCGGTGGCGGAGGAAACAAAACCAATCCTGAATCATCATCTATGGATTCATCAAAAGTTACTTCTGTTGCTAAACAATTATCTAAACTTATTAGTACTGGTCACCGTTTCGATTCTCGCCAGTTCAATCTCTGTGTTTCCTTGGCTAG AGGTATTGATTATGCAATTGTGAATAATGAGATTCCAGATGGAGTTGATGAGTTACCATCACTTTTTAAACAG GTTTATGAACATAATAAGAACGGGGTGTTACTTGAAGCAACTAGTATGATGCTGATGGCTTCATTGAAG AGTGCTTGTCGGAGTGGATGGTTTCTGGCTAAAGATGCTGAGGAGCTTCTTAATTTTGCAAACGAG GTAAGTGTAAGCTTTTGCAATCCGCCGGATATTGTCATAGAACCAAGTAATCCTCCACCAGTAATCTCAAACATTATAAACAG ATTCTATCCTTGGATTAAGATGACGCGCATCTTCGCTTCCCTTGAAGTCAAG CCTGGATATGGGGCTTATTTGCTTGATTTCCATGTCTTGAAAAATGAGGCTACTATACATGAAAAGTTT CGGTTATTTGTTGCTCAAACGGATAACGTAGATacatcttcttgccttataaccCCGCAGCAAGCAAA TTTCTTGTTAAATGGCAAGGGAATACGAAGAAGGATTATTAATTCATTG GATAATCGGCCGCAGATCCCGACAAATGTGACGGCAATGGTTGAATATGGAACAAATCTCCTACAGGCTGTTGGAGACTTTAATG GTAACTATACCATTATCGTTGCTTTTACGAGTGAGGCTTCTATTGATACTCCAGATCTACAACATTATGCACGACCACTTTCTGCTGTGAACAGTTTAG ATTCCGGGATAGTCAAAGGGGTGTCGCGTATATCACTTAATTGTCCAATAAG CTCCCGACGAATATCTGTTCCAGCGAAGGGTCGACTCTGCGAGCACCAGCAG TGCTTCGATTATGCAAATTATATTAAGATCAACTCAAGAAGACCCTCCTGGCGCTGCCCTCAGTGCAGTCAGTCAGTCTGCTACACAGACATATACATCGATCAACGTACGGTTGAA GTATTGGAAGGCGTAGGAGAGAATGTTTTGGATGTTATTATCTCAGCAGACGGATCCTGGAAACCTGTCAGGGAAACTGATGATCCTGCACATAAACAAGATAAAACCCTGGGGAAAGAAGGAGATGAGCCCAACCATTGCATACCTGAAAGATTATCAGAATCTGCCACAAATGTTGTGGAAGGAATTGACAAGAATATTGCAATGGATACTAGTGAAGCCGAAGATATAAATCCATTGGAAAACACTGTACATTCGAATGAGTCAATGGAATTTGATATTACTGAGATCCAAAATGAAGATACATTTTCTTTAGGATTTCTCTTCTCCAGTTCTTCTGCCACTAGCAATACAGTGACACCGAGCACAAGATTAAATCCATGTGCGATGGATCCTATTTTAGAGCCGTCTTCGACCAGTTTTACGCTGATTCGAATGCCAGATGATGCTGTTATCCCTACACACAATCGAGATCCATGGGATGTGTGTGGGACCTCTCAATCTTCAACTTATTTAAGCTGCAACTACCCAATTCCTGATAATTTATCACTGCAGTCATTAGGCTCATCAAGATTTTGGGATTTGGTAATGAACGGTGATACAGGACGACAGATACCTAGGAATATTACCAGAACCCAGATAGCTGTTCAGGCACTCCCTGACCAGTCTCTATTGATGCATTCTCGCGAACGAGCACAACCAAGCATTGCGGACTCTGGTGGTGCAACGGAAACCCTGCAGCAACGGTTTTCAAGTTCGAATATGGATGTGAATTCTGCTTCAGACATGTCTCCAACTCCACCTGGCTTTCCGCCGATGACACAG AACTGGGTTCCCCGGTCTCACTTCCCTAGTCAGCCACCAGTTCAACAGACTGTTGGTCTTCCTGCACCTAGCCGATTTCTCGGTTCCTACCAAAATGACGTCAGGATATCGTCGAGTCAGACAAGTGAAGACCTCCATAACCTTCAGCCATCTCCAGGCACAAGAGTCTCCCAAATGGCGAGTCCACCTATAATGGCTAGAGCGCCCCCTCATTTATCCCGTATGCAAGGTCGGAAGGGAAGATCACCCTCCGATGTGGCTTCCCTACCAAAAGGCAAACATTCTGTCATGATGTCTCAGCAGCCTGCCCAGAGTGAAAGAATACTACCTCTTGTACCATTTCAGCTTCAGCCTAGAAGAGGATCATCTTCCCTTATGGCTGGTGGTGGGCATAAATCTTTAATTGGAGAACAAAGAGAAGGAAACGTTGAGGCAGAAAATCCAGATTTTACAAGTGTTAGTAAGTCATCAAAAGTGACCCCAGATCAAAACTGGCGGCCGTCAGGAAGAATGCGAGGCAGCTTATCAGGCCGGTCGTATTCTGGTGCTCTTAGCCAGTACATAATTCGACCAACCCAGGTAACATCTTCATCCACCATCAAAGATCCACCGGTAAATCCATCCTCAACTTTTAGTGGCAGTACTGGTGTGGCTAAAATACCCTCGCACATCGGCAACAATTCTGACACGCATGCACCTACTTCGGCAAACCAACTGATGCATGTATATCCAGAAGTATGTGTTGAACTGGAGGTGGGTAGCAGTAAATCTGAGCAATAA
- the LOC113344266 gene encoding E4 SUMO-protein ligase PIAL2-like isoform X3, with the protein MGGGSTHSGGGGGNKTNPESSSMDSSKVTSVAKQLSKLISTGHRFDSRQFNLCVSLARGIDYAIVNNEIPDGVDELPSLFKQVYEHNKNGVLLEATSMMLMASLKSACRSGWFLAKDAEELLNFANEVSVSFCNPPDIVIEPSNPPPVISNIINRFYPWIKMTRIFASLEVKRLFVAQTDNVDTSSCLITPQQANFLLNGKGIRRRIINSLDNRPQIPTNVTAMVEYGTNLLQAVGDFNGNYTIIVAFTSEASIDTPDLQHYARPLSAVNSLDSGIVKGVSRISLNCPISSRRISVPAKGRLCEHQQQCFDYANYIKINSRRPSWRCPQCSQSVCYTDIYIDQRTVEVLEGVGENVLDVIISADGSWKPVRETDDPAHKQDKTLGKEGDEPNHCIPERLSESATNVVEGIDKNIAMDTSEAEDINPLENTVHSNESMEFDITEIQNEDTFSLGFLFSSSSATSNTVTPSTRLNPCAMDPILEPSSTSFTLIRMPDDAVIPTHNRDPWDVCGTSQSSTYLSCNYPIPDNLSLQSLGSSRFWDLVMNGDTGRQIPRNITRTQIAVQALPDQSLLMHSRERAQPSIADSGGATETLQQRFSSSNMDVNSASDMSPTPPGFPPMTQNWVPRSHFPSQPPVQQTVGLPAPSRFLGSYQNDVRISSSQTSEDLHNLQPSPGTRVSQMASPPIMARAPPHLSRMQGRKGRSPSDVASLPKGKHSVMMSQQPAQSERILPLVPFQLQPRRGSSSLMAGGGHKSLIGEQREGNVEAENPDFTSVSKSSKVTPDQNWRPSGRMRGSLSGRSYSGALSQYIIRPTQVTSSSTIKDPPVNPSSTFSGSTGVAKIPSHIGNNSDTHAPTSANQLMHVYPEVCVELEVGSSKSEQ; encoded by the exons ATGGGCGGAGGATCAACACACAGCGGCGGTGGCGGAGGAAACAAAACCAATCCTGAATCATCATCTATGGATTCATCAAAAGTTACTTCTGTTGCTAAACAATTATCTAAACTTATTAGTACTGGTCACCGTTTCGATTCTCGCCAGTTCAATCTCTGTGTTTCCTTGGCTAG AGGTATTGATTATGCAATTGTGAATAATGAGATTCCAGATGGAGTTGATGAGTTACCATCACTTTTTAAACAG GTTTATGAACATAATAAGAACGGGGTGTTACTTGAAGCAACTAGTATGATGCTGATGGCTTCATTGAAG AGTGCTTGTCGGAGTGGATGGTTTCTGGCTAAAGATGCTGAGGAGCTTCTTAATTTTGCAAACGAG GTAAGTGTAAGCTTTTGCAATCCGCCGGATATTGTCATAGAACCAAGTAATCCTCCACCAGTAATCTCAAACATTATAAACAG ATTCTATCCTTGGATTAAGATGACGCGCATCTTCGCTTCCCTTGAAGTCAAG CGGTTATTTGTTGCTCAAACGGATAACGTAGATacatcttcttgccttataaccCCGCAGCAAGCAAA TTTCTTGTTAAATGGCAAGGGAATACGAAGAAGGATTATTAATTCATTG GATAATCGGCCGCAGATCCCGACAAATGTGACGGCAATGGTTGAATATGGAACAAATCTCCTACAGGCTGTTGGAGACTTTAATG GTAACTATACCATTATCGTTGCTTTTACGAGTGAGGCTTCTATTGATACTCCAGATCTACAACATTATGCACGACCACTTTCTGCTGTGAACAGTTTAG ATTCCGGGATAGTCAAAGGGGTGTCGCGTATATCACTTAATTGTCCAATAAG CTCCCGACGAATATCTGTTCCAGCGAAGGGTCGACTCTGCGAGCACCAGCAG CAGTGCTTCGATTATGCAAATTATATTAAGATCAACTCAAGAAGACCCTCCTGGCGCTGCCCTCAGTGCAGTCAGTCAGTCTGCTACACAGACATATACATCGATCAACGTACGGTTGAA GTATTGGAAGGCGTAGGAGAGAATGTTTTGGATGTTATTATCTCAGCAGACGGATCCTGGAAACCTGTCAGGGAAACTGATGATCCTGCACATAAACAAGATAAAACCCTGGGGAAAGAAGGAGATGAGCCCAACCATTGCATACCTGAAAGATTATCAGAATCTGCCACAAATGTTGTGGAAGGAATTGACAAGAATATTGCAATGGATACTAGTGAAGCCGAAGATATAAATCCATTGGAAAACACTGTACATTCGAATGAGTCAATGGAATTTGATATTACTGAGATCCAAAATGAAGATACATTTTCTTTAGGATTTCTCTTCTCCAGTTCTTCTGCCACTAGCAATACAGTGACACCGAGCACAAGATTAAATCCATGTGCGATGGATCCTATTTTAGAGCCGTCTTCGACCAGTTTTACGCTGATTCGAATGCCAGATGATGCTGTTATCCCTACACACAATCGAGATCCATGGGATGTGTGTGGGACCTCTCAATCTTCAACTTATTTAAGCTGCAACTACCCAATTCCTGATAATTTATCACTGCAGTCATTAGGCTCATCAAGATTTTGGGATTTGGTAATGAACGGTGATACAGGACGACAGATACCTAGGAATATTACCAGAACCCAGATAGCTGTTCAGGCACTCCCTGACCAGTCTCTATTGATGCATTCTCGCGAACGAGCACAACCAAGCATTGCGGACTCTGGTGGTGCAACGGAAACCCTGCAGCAACGGTTTTCAAGTTCGAATATGGATGTGAATTCTGCTTCAGACATGTCTCCAACTCCACCTGGCTTTCCGCCGATGACACAG AACTGGGTTCCCCGGTCTCACTTCCCTAGTCAGCCACCAGTTCAACAGACTGTTGGTCTTCCTGCACCTAGCCGATTTCTCGGTTCCTACCAAAATGACGTCAGGATATCGTCGAGTCAGACAAGTGAAGACCTCCATAACCTTCAGCCATCTCCAGGCACAAGAGTCTCCCAAATGGCGAGTCCACCTATAATGGCTAGAGCGCCCCCTCATTTATCCCGTATGCAAGGTCGGAAGGGAAGATCACCCTCCGATGTGGCTTCCCTACCAAAAGGCAAACATTCTGTCATGATGTCTCAGCAGCCTGCCCAGAGTGAAAGAATACTACCTCTTGTACCATTTCAGCTTCAGCCTAGAAGAGGATCATCTTCCCTTATGGCTGGTGGTGGGCATAAATCTTTAATTGGAGAACAAAGAGAAGGAAACGTTGAGGCAGAAAATCCAGATTTTACAAGTGTTAGTAAGTCATCAAAAGTGACCCCAGATCAAAACTGGCGGCCGTCAGGAAGAATGCGAGGCAGCTTATCAGGCCGGTCGTATTCTGGTGCTCTTAGCCAGTACATAATTCGACCAACCCAGGTAACATCTTCATCCACCATCAAAGATCCACCGGTAAATCCATCCTCAACTTTTAGTGGCAGTACTGGTGTGGCTAAAATACCCTCGCACATCGGCAACAATTCTGACACGCATGCACCTACTTCGGCAAACCAACTGATGCATGTATATCCAGAAGTATGTGTTGAACTGGAGGTGGGTAGCAGTAAATCTGAGCAATAA